A genomic segment from Phragmites australis chromosome 6, lpPhrAust1.1, whole genome shotgun sequence encodes:
- the LOC133921259 gene encoding uncharacterized protein LOC133921259 codes for MDTDLGGASAAGMDDAEAAFFARRGRRCCCFPWPTSSHQRVGAAAASAEEESWWQRAVDAVLKVREWSELVAGPRWKTFIRRFGRNGPPTRPHHHFGRKLNYDALSYALNFDEGHGAGPEGDYTGYRDFSARFVAPPQPAKSSMDLGGRDAPPLFNPPPQPHDGAGRA; via the coding sequence ATGGACACCGACCTCGGCGGCGCGTCGGCCGCGGGCATGGACGACGCGGAGGCGGCCTTCTTcgcgcgccgcggccgccggtGCTGCTGCTTCCCCTGGCCCACCTCCTCTCACCAGAGGGTCGGCGCGGCAGCGGCttcggcggaggaggagagctGGTGGCAGCGCGCGGTGGACGCGGTCCTTAAAGTGCGAGAGTGGTCGGAGCTGGTGGCCGGGCCGCGGTGGAAGACCTTCATCCGGCGGTTCGGGCGCAACGGGCCACCGACGCGGCCGCACCACCACTTCGGCCGCAAGCTCAACTACGACGCGCTCAGCTACGCGCTCAACTTCGACGAGGGCCACGGCGCCGGTCCCGAGGGCGACTACACCGGCTACCGCGACTTCTCCGCCCGCTTCGTCGCCCCGCCGCAACCCGCCAAGTCATCCATGGACCTCGGCGGCCGCGATGCGCCCCCGCTCTTCAACCCGCCGCCCCAGCCCCACGACGGCGCGGGCCGGGCGTGA